A window of Penaeus vannamei isolate JL-2024 unplaced genomic scaffold, ASM4276789v1 unanchor493, whole genome shotgun sequence genomic DNA:
ccataataaggatgaaaatactgttaatgataatgactgatgatgatgctggtgataatgaagatgtaaaACAACAATATCGGTCATGACAAAAGCAACTTTCGACAGCAAGTCTGGTGACAAAaccaatacataaacaaacaaatgaacagaaaaaaaacacacacacacgtaaatgtaaaaataatgacaaacaaaaacGCCAATAAATAATCTAATCAACAAATAAACGACATAAGGGTAGAATTCCCATACTTGACCTCATACGACCTTCACTTCCACAGACATTCACTCCACcctttacatacacactcaccttaCCCTTTCATTAGTGTTTAAATATGAGGCTATAACCCTCTCCCGAATGGGCGTGATAAAGGACAATACTCGAATGTTAATAGAGTTTAAATGGCGATTGATGATGTCGATTAATGATGTCGAAGGTGATGTCAGCGTAAGATTTAACGCAGTCTCTTGAATGTGTATTTATAGACAATAATACTTTAATGGTATTAGGGTTTAAATGTGTTGAGGGAGGCGcttgatgtcaataatgatgttgCAGATGATGTCAGCATATCTTTTTATGCAATCTGTCGCAGGTATATGATCAACAATAATATTTTAATGTTATTGGAGTttaaatgagaggggggggggcgcttgatATCAATTAATAGGAATTTGcatttgaaagaggaagagaaaaggtcaATATCTGAAAGCACAGAGGTCGGGGTACTGCCTGGCGTGTCAGATGGTGTCAAGGCTAATGCATGCTTGCCTGGGAATTGCTGCGGGAGATGTGGTGGTGACCTGATGGTGattaggatgatggtgatgactgggatggtggttgtggtgatggggatggtgatggtgatgatggtagtactgatactgataatgatgatgatgatgatgatgatgatgatggtgatgatgatggtagtactgatactgataatgatgatgatgatgatgatgatgatgatgatgatgatgatgatgatggtagtactgatactgataatgatgatggtgatggtgatgatgattatgataatattcataatgatattgatgtcgttaataatactgataatgataatgatgatgaaaattattttaattatgatgataatgataatgatatggatagtaatactggtaatcattatgatgataagaattattataattttgatgataatgataaaggtaataatactgataataatactgataatgataatgatgatagggttggagatacaatgataatgataatgataaggttggagacacaatgataatgataatgatgattttacgaCCGTAATTTCACGGCAGCGAAAGTGAGGAACATCAGGCTTCCCTCGAATGCAAACTTTCAATTGCAGTTTCGAATATTAATGCTGCAATATCCAGGGGCTCGGCTGCCGCACCAGGAAAGACATTTAAGTCGGATTTCCACGATAAATGCTGATAATATGACTCTTGTGGTTTTTAAATCTGCATTAtcctcaagaaaaaaaatcccgataAAAGAtagtcaagattattattattattgttattgttattattatcattattattgttagatgcagtatgttggtacagtcttaattcaagggtatcagaataacttctgtgtagttccacatttattttctttacagcctagtcacaagaagcattcgaactgaaaacaacaagcccgtataagaaaccaataacgcacagtagaaatgaacatgaatttgaatataaaacaaaacaaaatacaggagatgcaaaatctatataagaagagcatcagcacattgcgaaatatgaaaatcagaatttgacaattatcctattattgaaagaaataaaatcttcacaaggcattcccatttacagcaaaacatcagaaaataaaaggggttggctgtggaacaactgccattgaacatgtcacaaaacactaccgttgggggggggggccgcggcgctgaacaacaaagtataataaccttaaatatacacactgttaacactcactttgtatcccaataaagactgcaaaccaacttcttcataaaatccactccacggtcgttgtcactcaaaataaaaggatggaaaaaggcatttggcccacccagtactgacagcagttcccttggtttatcttttggcgggaaacagcaagagttgacgcagcgatatcgcacgcaaaggagtatgggtagtggcgcgcggtttgaacgactttccttggatacttaccaactaaatcagattttctttcgttttaagaaatcaaatagttaaaatttCGCAGTATTCTACACCGCCCCCTATTAAGTGACCTACTTGATCCTACAAAAAAATACTGCAAAATCTTTTTAATCCAACATTTCCGATAAGGGCAGCGTTCGGCGTTCACCCTAGTTTTCAGTATTGATCTCACTTTCTAAGAGAAGGCACATCTTGCTAATAGGCCGGATATATTCTCCACTGACAGTTTTCAGTTTAGCACTGCGCACATGTCCATCACTATCACACATTACCTCTATCACTCGAGCAAGAGGCCATGTACCTCTGGGCAGCCTCTCATCCAAGGCTAAAACTATGTCTCCTTTCTTGACATCACGCCGTTTAATGTTCCACTTTTGGCGCTCTTGGAGGAGAGGTAGATACTCTTTAGACCACCTCTTCCAAAAGAGGTCAGCCAAGTACTGCACCTGCTTCCAGCGCCGACGAGCATACAGATTCTTGTTATCGGTATTCATGACTGGACCAGGTGAACCCTTCAAGTTCAGCAGCATGCTCGGAGTCAGTGGTTGCAGGCAATCAGGGTCGTCCGTAACTCTGGTCAAGGGTCTGCCGTTAATGATGGCTTCAACTTCGCAGAACAGAGTGTGAAGACTATCATCAGTTAGTGTCTGTTGATAGCAAATACCACTCAAAACACGCCTGATAGAGCGAATCTGACGTTCCCAGACTCCACCGAAATGTGAAGCATGTGGTGGATTGAAGCACCATGAGATGCCTCTAGTTGACATGGTGTCACAGATGGCAGTTTGATCAAGAAGCTGGAGCTCCTGACGAAGAACTTTCTCTGCACCCACCAGGTTTGTGCCATTGCCGGATCTGATGGACTTCACTCGACCTCGTCTTGCTGTAAATCGTCGAAGAGCGTTGATAAATGAGTCCGTTTCCATTGAGTCCATGACCTCAATATGAACTGCACGTGATGTTAGGCATGTAAAGACTATGCCATATCTCTTAAGGTTTGACCTGCCTTTCCTGACGAGAAAGGGTCCAAAACAGTCGGTGCCTGTGTGAGTAAATGGTGGCTGGCCTGGTATAATACGATCTTCAGGAAAGTCAGCCATTTCTTGAGTCATTGGTCGTGCACAGATGGCCCTGCACTTCATGCAACTCCTTACCACAGAACGTGCAACAGCATTTGCATGTACAACCCAAAATTTTTGTCTTAACTCAGAGAGAAGATAGTTCAGACCACAGTGAGCTAACTTCTCGTGATGCCACCTCACCATCAGCTTCACCAAAGATGACTTGTTGGGTAGGATAATTGGATGAGTGGCATTGAAGTGACGCCCAGAGTGTCTTAGGCGCCCACCTACTCTAAGCAAGCCATCTTGTAGAAAAGGTCTTAATCTCACTATCTTGCTTGAGGCTTGTACTCTCCCATCTGGCTTTCGTGACAGAGAGACAATTTCAGATGAGTAGTTCTCTTGAACTAATTTCCATATATGTGTTTCTGCATCTGTTATTTCTTTGCTACTAAGGCAATTAACGTCAGGCAACTTGGGTACATACTTTCGCTTCAAGAATTGTCTGACCCATGCATGACAACGCACAAACTTCTGCCAGTTCGAGAAACAAGAGGCAAACTCCTCAATGAATGACATTACTGTTGTCACTGTCTCACATACCATGACAGACACCTTTACTTCTACATCATCTTCCAGTGATCCATGTTTAACATCTTCTGGAACTTGTGGCCAGCTGGATTCAGGTTCATGAAGAAATCTTGGTCCTCTAATCCACATTTCAGACGTTAAAAAAGTATCAACATCAAGACCTCTAGATGCAAGGTCAGCAGGATTACTCTTTGTGTCTACATATCTCCAAGCACTTGCTGAAGACAGTTCTCGGATTAGGTTCACTCGATTTGCGACAAAGGTGTGGTAACGAGCCTTCTGATTGAACAAGTACTTGAGCACTGAAGTGCTGTCTGTCCAAAAGACTGAATCTTCCAATTTCAACCCCAGTTCCTTTCGTAATTTACAGTCCATTCGAGCTGCAACGGTGGCAGCCGTCAGTTCTAGTCTTGGAATAGTTGTCGGTTTCAGAGGGGCAACTCTTGCTCGTGCCATAACCAAAGTGCAGTATACCCTTTCCGAGGCATTTACCATCTTCAAGTAGGAGGCTGTGCCATAACCAGACTGACTTGCATCTGCAAAATGATGGAGCTGATAAGAAATGACGGAACCAAAGGAAATGGGCACTAGGCTTCGTGGCAGCTTAAATCTTGACAATTTTGGTAACTGTTCCAACCATTTTCTCCAACGAGCAGCTTCCTTATCACCCATATTTTCATCCCAGCCTAACTGCATCTGACACATGTCTTGAAGAATCATTTTTGCTGGCAGTGTCAAGGGCGCCACCATGCCAAGTGGGTCATATATAGATGCTACGATAGATAAAACTCCTCGGCGTGTTAGTGGCTTGTCGCCAAGGCAGATTTTGAATGTGAAGCAGTCTTCGGCCATCGACCAGTGTACACCCAAGGTCCTTTCAACTGGGAGATCATCCTTACTGAGGTCTAGAGAAGCAACCGACGCATCCCTCTCCGATTCAGGAATCTTCTTGAGCACGTCCTTGTTATTGGCTGTCCATTGGTTCAGACGCCAACCACCTGCATTACAGAGAGCAATGATAtctttgatgatttttatcagtctctctttgtcaTCATGGGCCAGCAGGAGATTATCAACATAAAAACTTTGTATTATGGCAGTGACAGCTTGTTCATCAAAAACCTCACCGTGGTCCTCAGCAGTCTTCCTTAAGGCATAATTTACACAGCTAGGAGAGGATCTAGCACCAAAAACGTGAACATTCATTCGGTAATCACTTACAGgcttattgatatcaccatctgACCACCATAAAAAACGGAACACATCACGATCCTCTAGGGGAACCTTGACCTGATAAAACATCTCCTCGATGTCCGCTGTGACTGCATAGTGACCATGCCTGAACTGCATGAGTACCCCTATTAGAGGATTTGTGAGGTCTGGCCCTTGAAGAAGATGGTCATTTAGGGAAGTGCCATTGAATTTAGCTTTAAGGTCATAGACGACACGTACCTTCAACTTAGTGGGATGACACACAGCATGATGTGGCATGTACCATATTCTACCATCATTTCGTTCTAATCCTGATGGAGGTACTATTTCAGCATACTGTTTActtatattcttttccatttgagTGATGTATGTCTCCTTGAAAGTCTTGTCAGATTCCAGCTTCCTTTTGAGGCTTTTCATTCTACGTACAGCCATTTCACGATTGTTTGGAAGTGGACTACTGTCCCTGAAGGGGAGTTTGACTACATATTTACCCGATTCTTGATGGATGGACTGTGAGATCTTATCGGAAAATAACTTATCTTCCAGCGAATCTTCACGTTGGGAATGAACTTCCTTTTCCCAAAAGTCAGCATTGAAGTGCTCTTGTAAGCACTCGCCAAGATCTTGTGTTGGGGAAATATGATATACCGGGGCAGTCAAAGGGTTCCTGGGGCCAGTTGGTCCAAAGACAACCCAGCCAAATCTGGTAAGATAGGCTGAGGGTTCGTCATCAGTCCCATGTCTCTGGTCGAGTATGTGACGGTTCAAAATGCTATTGAGTCCAATTATAAGTTCCACCTCTTGATTGTCGCCAGGCAATCTTTGTAGATCCACATCATTCAGATGAAGCCATTTTTTAGTCCAGTTCACGGGCATCATGCTGTCAGTAGTTATGCTGAGTTTGTAATGTACACTTCATTTACAGTAATGTTATTTCCACCGCCTATGCTGCTCAACATAAGTGGTACACGCTTGTTGCACATGAATATtccatttt
This region includes:
- the LOC113800073 gene encoding uncharacterized protein, which gives rise to MMPVNWTKKWLHLNDVDLQRLPGDNQEVELIIGLNSILNRHILDQRHGTDDEPSAYLTRFGWVVFGPTGPRNPLTAPVYHISPTQDLGECLQEHFNADFWEKEVHSQREDSLEDKLFSDKISQSIHQESGKYVVKLPFRDSSPLPNNREMAVRRMKSLKRKLESDKTFKETYITQMEKNISKQYAEIVPPSGLERNDGRIWYMPHHAVCHPTKLKVRVVYDLKAKFNGTSLNDHLLQGPDLTNPLIGVLMQFRHGHYAVTADIEEMFYQVKVPLEDRDVFRFLWWSDGDINKPVSDYRMNVHVFGARSSPSCVNYALRKTAEDHGEVFDEQAVTAIIQSFYVDNLLLAHDDKERLIKIIKDIIALCNAGGWRLNQWTANNKDVLKKIPESERDASVASLDLSKDDLPVERTLGVHWSMAEDCFTFKICLGDKPLTRRGVLSIVASIYDPLGMVAPLTLPAKMILQDMCQMQLGWDENMGDKEAARWRKWLEQLPKLSRFKLPRSLVPISFGSVISYQLHHFADASQSGYGTASYLKMVNASERVYCTLVMARARVAPLKPTTIPRLELTAATVAARMDCKLRKELGLKLEDSVFWTDSTSVLKYLFNQKARYHTFVANRVNLIRELSSASAWRYVDTKSNPADLASRGLDVDTFLTSEMWIRGPRFLHEPESSWPQVPEDVKHGSLEDDVEVKVSVMVCETVTTVMSFIEEFASCFSNWQKFVRCHAWVRQFLKRKYVPKLPDVNCLSSKEITDAETHIWKLVQENYSSEIVSLSRKPDGRVQASSKIVRLRPFLQDGLLRVGGRLRHSGRHFNATHPIILPNKSSLVKLMVRWHHEKLAHCGLNYLLSELRQKFWVVHANAVARSVVRSCMKCRAICARPMTQEMADFPEDRIIPGQPPFTHTGTDCFGPFLVRKGRSNLKRYGIVFTCLTSRAVHIEVMDSMETDSFINALRRFTARRGRVKSIRSGNGTNLVGAEKVLRQELQLLDQTAICDTMSTRGISWCFNPPHASHFGGVWERQIRSIRRVLSGICYQQTLTDDSLHTLFCEVEAIINGRPLTRVTDDPDCLQPLTPSMLLNLKGSPGPVMNTDNKNLYARRRWKQVQYLADLFWKRWSKEYLPLLQERQKWNIKRRDVKKGDIVLALDERLPRGTWPLARVIEVMCDSDGHVRSAKLKTVSGEYIRPISKMCLLLESEINTEN